Proteins from a single region of Antechinus flavipes isolate AdamAnt ecotype Samford, QLD, Australia chromosome 2, AdamAnt_v2, whole genome shotgun sequence:
- the CRNKL1 gene encoding crooked neck-like protein 1: MAASTAAGKQRIPKVAKVKNKAPAEVQITAEQLLREAKERELELLPPPPQQKITDEEELNDYKLRKRKTFEDNIRKNRTVISNWIKYAQWEESLKEIQRARSIYERALDVDYRNITLWLKYAEMEMKNRQVNHARNIWDRAITTLPRVNQFWYKYTYMEEMLGNIAGGRQVFERWMEWQPEEQAWHSYINFELRYKEVDRARSIYERFVLVHPDVKNWIKYARFEEKHGYCAHARKVYERAVEFFGDEHMDEHLYVAFAKFEENQKEFERVRVIYKYALDRISKQEAQELFKNYTIFEKKFGDRRGIEDIIVSKRRFQYEEEVKANPHNYDAWFDYLRLVESDAEPDTVREIYERAIANVPPIQEKRHWKRYIYLWINYALYEELEAKDPERTRQVYQACLKLIPHKKFTFAKIWLLYAQFEIRQKNLPFARRALGTSIGKCPKNKLFKVYIELELQLREFDRCRKLYEKFLEFAPENCTSWIKFAELETILGDIERARAIYELAISQPRLDMPEVLWKSYIDFEIEQEESEKTRSLYRRLLQRTQHVKVWISFAQFELSAGNEESLTKCRQIYEEANKTMRNCEEKEERLMLLESWRNFEDEFGTESHKERVDKLMPEKVKKRRKVQAEDGSDAGWEEYYDYIFPEDAANQPNLKLLAMAKLWKKQQQEKDAAEQDPDKDMDESES; this comes from the exons ATGGCAGCCTCCACTGCGGCCGGAAAGCAGCGGATCCCCAAAGTGGCTAAG gtAAAAAACAAAGCTCCTGCTGAAGTACAGATTACAGCTGAACAGCTTTTAAGGGAAGCTAAAGAAAGAGAGCTTGAGCTTCTTCCACCACCACCTCAACAGAAGATCACAGATGAAGAAGAGTTAAATGATTACAAACTAAGGAAAAGAaag aCTTTTGAGGACAATATAAGGAAGAATAGAACTGTGATTAGCAACTGGATAAAATATGCACAATGGGAAGAGAGTCTAAAGGAAATTCAGAG AGCCCGTTCCATATACGAGCGTGCCTTGGATGTCGACTATCGAAATATCACTCTCTGGCTAAAATATGCAGAAATGGAGATGAAAAATCGCCAAGTAAATCATGCCCGAAATATCTGGGATCGAGCCATCACTACTCTTCCCCGGGTCAACCAGTTCTG GTACAAATACACTTATATGGAGGAGATGTTGGGAAATATTGCTGGAGGCCGGCAGGTTTTTGAACGCTGGATGGAATGGCAACCTGAGGAACAAGCCTGGCATTCCTATATCAACTTCGAACTGAGATATAAAGAGGTGGATCGAGCACGTAGCATTTATGAAAGAT TTGTCCTTGTGCACCCTGATGTAAAGAATTGGATCAAGTATGCTCGCTTTGAAGAAAAACATGGCTACTGTGCTCATGCAAGGAAAGTATATGAAAGAGCTGTGGAATTCTTTGGAGATGAGCATATGGATGAACATCTCTATGTAGCCTTTGCAAAgtttgaagaaaatcagaaagaa tttGAAAGGGTACGAGTGATCTATAAATATGCTCTGGACAGGATTTCAAAGCAGGAAGCCcaagaactctttaaaaattacacaatctttgaaaagaaatttggggATAGACGAGGTATTGAAGACATCATTGTCAGTAAACGGAGATTTCAATATGAAGAGGAGGTGAAG gcCAATCCACACAATTACGACGCCTGGTTTGATTATTTACGATTGGTGGAAAGTGATGCAGAACCAGACACTGTGCGGGAGATATACGAAAGAGCCATTGCCAACGTGCCCCCTATCCAAGAGAAGAGGCACTGGAAGCGCTATATCTACCTCTGGATCAATTATGCACTTTATGAAGAGTTGGAGGCAAAG GATCCAGAGAGGACCAGACAAGTATATCAAGCTTGTTTGAAATTGATTCCTCACAAAAAG ttcaCTTTTGCCAAAATATGGCTACTGTATGCCCAATttgaaataagacaaaaaaatctaCCATTTGCTAGAAGAGCTTTG ggaACCTCTATTGGCAAGTGTCCCAAAAACAAATTGTTTAAAGTCTACATTGAATTGGAATTGCAACTTCGAGAATTTGACCGGTGCCGAAAGCTTTATGAAAAGTTCCTGGAATTTGCACCAGAAAATTGTACATCATGGATCAAATTTGCTGAATTAGAGACAATTCTTGGAGATATTGAGAGAGCCCGCGCAATATATGAGTTGGCTATTAGCCAGCCACGTTTAGACATGCCAGAG GTGCTCTGGAAATCATACATTGATTTTGAAATTGAACAAGAAGAATCTGAAAAAACAAGAAGTCTTTACAGAAGACTGCTGCAACGAACACAACACGTTAAG GTATGGATCAGTTTTGCCCAGTTTGAACTCTCTGCAGGAAATGAAGAAAGTTTAACTAAATGCAGACAAATATATGAAGAAGCCAACAAAACTATGAGAAACtgtgaagagaaggaagaaagactcATGTTACTAGAATCCTGGCGAAATTTTGAAGATGAATTTGGGACAGAATCTCATAAAGAGAGAGTGGACAAACTCATGCCAGAGAAAgttaagaagagaagaaaagtacAGGCAGAAGATGGG TCTGATGCTGGCTGGGAAGAGTACTATGACTATATCTTTCCAGAAGATGCCGCAAACCAGCCCAATCTCAAACTGCTGGCGATGGCCAAACTTTGGAAGAAACAGCAGCAAGAAAAGGATGCTGCAGAGCAAGACCCAGACAAAGACATGGATGAGAGTGAATCTTGA